A region from the Saccharomonospora azurea NA-128 genome encodes:
- a CDS encoding DUF6328 family protein — MTDRGEPRHQQLARNLNELLAELRVAQAGVQILFGFLLAVAFTELFRAASGFEKGLYLVTVLFTATATALLTAPAAWHRLLFREGQRTQILRVGNRVVVAGLVCLAVAVTLTVALIVKVIFGGVVMAVLAAFVGGTFTVLWFVMPRVLRGRRPE, encoded by the coding sequence GTGACCGACCGCGGCGAACCCCGCCACCAGCAGCTCGCGCGCAACCTCAACGAGCTGCTCGCCGAACTGCGCGTCGCCCAGGCGGGCGTGCAGATCCTCTTCGGTTTCCTCCTCGCCGTGGCGTTCACCGAGCTGTTCCGCGCGGCGAGTGGGTTCGAGAAGGGGCTCTACCTGGTGACGGTGTTGTTCACCGCGACCGCGACGGCCCTGCTCACCGCGCCCGCCGCGTGGCATCGGCTCCTCTTCCGGGAGGGGCAGCGCACCCAGATCCTGCGGGTGGGCAACCGCGTGGTCGTCGCGGGGTTGGTGTGTCTCGCGGTGGCCGTCACGCTCACGGTCGCCCTCATCGTGAAGGTGATCTTCGGGGGCGTCGTGATGGCAGTGCTGGCGGCGTTCGTCGGCGGCACGTTCACGGTGCTCTGGTTCGTGATGCCCCGCGTCCTCCGGGGCAGGCGACCGGAGTGA
- a CDS encoding DMT family transporter: protein MAIAAALWGTDGLLRLPLAGELPAASVVFWEHVIVVLFLLPFLPSALRALARCGWREWIAVLVIGGGASALATALFTAAFQTGDPVTPLVLQKLQPLFAMLAAFVVLGERLRAGYLLFAVPALVGAWLLAFADPLQVQVSALRTALLALGAAALWAGGTVLGRLVSAKLRPRDVTALRFSVGLPVAAVIVAAQGSPFAVGWDNALGLVLLAVVPGLLALSLYYVGMQATPAARATLAELAFPATAAIISVTVLDAVLSATQWLGLAVVVCSVTALGWHERSRPDPVVVTGEPVKVKT, encoded by the coding sequence GTGGCCATCGCCGCGGCTCTCTGGGGAACCGACGGTCTGCTCAGGCTGCCGCTGGCGGGAGAGCTGCCCGCCGCCTCCGTGGTCTTCTGGGAGCACGTGATCGTCGTGCTGTTCCTGCTGCCGTTCCTGCCGTCGGCGTTGCGGGCGCTGGCGCGGTGCGGCTGGCGGGAGTGGATCGCCGTCCTCGTCATCGGCGGCGGTGCGTCGGCGCTGGCCACGGCGTTGTTCACGGCGGCGTTCCAGACCGGCGATCCGGTGACGCCGCTGGTGTTGCAGAAGCTGCAGCCGCTGTTCGCGATGCTCGCCGCGTTCGTGGTGCTGGGTGAACGGCTGCGCGCCGGGTACCTGCTGTTCGCCGTGCCCGCGCTGGTGGGTGCGTGGCTGCTGGCGTTCGCCGATCCGCTGCAGGTGCAGGTGTCGGCCCTGCGCACGGCGCTCCTCGCGTTGGGGGCGGCAGCCCTGTGGGCAGGCGGAACCGTGCTGGGGAGGTTGGTGTCGGCGAAGCTCCGGCCCCGTGACGTCACGGCGCTGCGGTTCAGCGTCGGCCTGCCCGTGGCCGCGGTCATCGTGGCCGCGCAGGGCAGCCCGTTCGCGGTGGGCTGGGACAACGCGCTGGGGCTCGTCCTGCTGGCGGTGGTGCCCGGACTGCTCGCGCTGAGCCTCTACTACGTGGGGATGCAGGCCACGCCCGCCGCGCGGGCGACGCTGGCCGAGCTCGCCTTCCCCGCCACCGCCGCGATCATCAGCGTCACCGTGCTCGACGCCGTCCTGTCGGCCACGCAGTGGCTGGGGTTGGCCGTCGTGGTGTGCTCGGTGACCGCGCTGGGTTGGCACGAGCGGTCGCGACCGGACCCCGTGGTGGTCACCGGAGAGCCGGTGAAGGTGAAGACGTGA
- a CDS encoding superoxide dismutase family protein: MRSRIIAVLTTLVTAATMTVATAPGAPGASAASTDDNRLTAVVTTFQDHHHGKAVTYDARLVPVGALAGVAVRRSKSDTVTELEVYGLSPHRAYGAHAHVKPCGPTGAAAGSHYQHVQDPKQPSTDPAYANAENEIWLDFRTDSYGAGSAKSEVAWTFDERRPASVVIHERTTSTSEGEAGTAGNRLACINVPF; the protein is encoded by the coding sequence ATGCGCTCTCGAATCATCGCCGTTCTGACCACGCTCGTCACCGCCGCGACCATGACCGTCGCGACCGCGCCCGGCGCGCCCGGCGCGTCCGCCGCGTCCACCGACGACAACCGGCTGACCGCCGTGGTCACCACGTTCCAGGACCACCACCACGGCAAGGCCGTGACCTACGACGCCAGGCTCGTGCCGGTGGGCGCGCTGGCCGGTGTCGCGGTGCGGCGGTCGAAGTCCGACACCGTCACCGAACTCGAGGTGTACGGGCTGTCGCCGCACCGGGCCTACGGCGCCCACGCGCACGTGAAGCCGTGCGGACCGACCGGCGCCGCCGCCGGCTCGCACTACCAGCACGTGCAGGACCCGAAGCAGCCGTCGACCGACCCCGCCTACGCCAACGCGGAAAACGAGATCTGGCTCGACTTCCGCACCGACTCCTACGGGGCGGGTTCGGCGAAGTCGGAGGTCGCGTGGACGTTCGACGAGCGGCGCCCGGCCTCCGTGGTGATCCACGAACGCACGACCTCGACCTCCGAGGGCGAGGCCGGAACCGCCGGAAACCGCCTCGCCTGCATCAACGTGCCGTTCTGA
- a CDS encoding winged helix-turn-helix transcriptional regulator has product MSVEVGVGAGRTADTAATSDTAAEAFEKEACPLAEVLDHVAGKWSIGVLVAVAHGPVRFTELERIVEGISRRMLTLTLRRLERDGLLIRTVYPTVPPKVEYSLTDMARELHGTLRALTEWAERHRGEIAAARVRYDAAR; this is encoded by the coding sequence GTGTCCGTCGAGGTCGGCGTGGGTGCGGGACGGACCGCCGACACGGCCGCCACGAGCGACACCGCCGCCGAGGCGTTCGAGAAGGAAGCCTGTCCACTGGCCGAGGTGCTCGATCACGTGGCCGGGAAGTGGAGCATCGGGGTCCTCGTCGCCGTGGCGCACGGGCCGGTGCGCTTCACCGAGTTGGAACGGATCGTGGAGGGCATCAGCAGGCGCATGCTGACCCTGACGCTGCGCAGGCTGGAGCGGGACGGCCTGTTGATCCGCACCGTGTACCCGACCGTGCCGCCGAAGGTGGAGTACTCACTCACCGACATGGCGCGCGAGCTGCACGGCACGCTGCGGGCGCTGACCGAGTGGGCCGAGCGGCACCGGGGCGAGATCGCCGCGGCCCGGGTGCGCTACGACGCGGCGCGCTAG
- the dusB gene encoding tRNA dihydrouridine synthase DusB: MEGVTAILPKPALRIGPYQVDPPVVLAPMAGITNVAFRQLCQEYGAGLYVCEMITARAVVERHPGTMHMMTFGPDEKPRSMQLYGVDPATMREAVKIIVGEGLADHIDANFGCPVAKVTRKGGGAALPYKRTLFANIVRASVEAAESAGVPFTVKFRVGIDDDHHTFLDAGRIAEAEGAAAVALHARTAAQRYSGKADWSQIARLKEAVTSIPVLGNGDIFTAHDALRMVSETGCDGVVVGRGCLGRPWLFGELEAAFAGRPIPEGPNLGEVARVLRRHAELLVQHDGPDKAMRDLRKHMAWYFMGFPVGSQLRRRFAMVSSLDELDELITQLDHDAPFPTDALGPRGRQGSPGKVTLPYGWLDDPYDPCVPEGADMMHSGG; this comes from the coding sequence ATGGAGGGCGTGACCGCGATCCTGCCCAAGCCCGCCCTGCGGATCGGCCCGTACCAGGTCGATCCCCCGGTCGTGCTCGCTCCCATGGCGGGCATCACGAACGTGGCGTTCCGCCAGTTGTGTCAGGAGTACGGCGCGGGCCTCTACGTCTGCGAGATGATCACTGCTCGCGCCGTGGTGGAGCGGCACCCGGGAACCATGCACATGATGACCTTCGGACCCGACGAGAAGCCCCGGTCGATGCAGCTGTACGGCGTGGATCCCGCAACCATGCGCGAGGCCGTCAAGATCATCGTCGGCGAGGGTCTGGCCGACCACATCGACGCGAACTTCGGCTGCCCGGTCGCCAAGGTGACGCGCAAGGGCGGCGGCGCGGCCCTGCCGTACAAGCGGACCCTGTTCGCCAACATCGTGAGGGCGTCGGTGGAGGCGGCCGAGTCCGCCGGAGTGCCGTTCACCGTGAAGTTCCGCGTCGGCATCGACGACGACCACCACACCTTCCTGGACGCGGGCCGCATCGCCGAGGCCGAGGGCGCCGCCGCGGTCGCACTGCACGCGCGCACCGCCGCCCAGCGCTACTCCGGCAAGGCCGACTGGTCGCAGATCGCGCGCCTGAAGGAGGCCGTCACCAGCATCCCCGTGCTCGGCAACGGCGACATCTTCACCGCCCACGACGCACTGCGGATGGTGTCCGAGACGGGCTGCGACGGCGTCGTCGTCGGGCGCGGCTGCCTCGGCAGGCCGTGGCTGTTCGGCGAGCTGGAGGCAGCGTTCGCGGGCAGGCCGATTCCCGAGGGCCCGAACCTGGGCGAGGTCGCGCGCGTGCTGCGTCGCCACGCGGAGCTGCTCGTGCAGCACGACGGGCCCGACAAGGCGATGCGCGACCTCCGCAAACACATGGCCTGGTACTTCATGGGCTTTCCCGTCGGCTCGCAGCTGCGACGCCGATTCGCGATGGTGTCGTCGCTCGACGAACTCGACGAGTTGATCACGCAACTCGACCACGACGCGCCGTTTCCCACCGACGCGCTCGGCCCGCGGGGCCGCCAGGGCTCACCGGGCAAGGTCACGTTGCCGTACGGGTGGCTCGACGATCCGTACGACCCGTGCGTGCCCGAGGGCGCCGACATGATGCATTCGGGCGGCTGA
- a CDS encoding winged helix-turn-helix transcriptional regulator, translating into MGQRRYGQYCGLAHAVELVGERWTLLIVRDLLVGPKRFTELRRGLVRIPTNILSARLKRLEADGLVRRRVLPRPASAVVYELTDYGRELDEIVLALGRWGARTLGDPHEDDLVTPDSIITALRATFRPEAAVGLDLIVELRVGDVVVTARINDGVLTAWEGSASDTSDTSDTEDTTDTTRTPDAVLTIGPRLRAMLAREITPAQALAEGTLTVSGEPSATDILGTVFALDPSPTRSLAGLDSER; encoded by the coding sequence ATGGGCCAGCGACGCTACGGGCAGTACTGCGGTCTCGCCCACGCCGTCGAACTCGTGGGCGAACGCTGGACCCTGCTCATCGTTCGCGACCTGCTCGTCGGTCCCAAGCGGTTCACCGAACTCCGCCGCGGGCTCGTCCGCATTCCCACGAACATCCTGTCGGCGCGGCTGAAGCGACTCGAAGCCGACGGCCTCGTGCGACGGCGGGTCCTTCCCCGACCGGCGAGCGCGGTCGTCTACGAGCTCACCGACTACGGGCGTGAGCTGGACGAGATCGTGCTCGCACTCGGGCGGTGGGGCGCCCGAACGCTCGGCGATCCGCACGAGGACGACCTCGTCACCCCGGATTCGATCATCACCGCGCTGCGGGCGACGTTCCGGCCGGAGGCGGCGGTGGGGCTCGATCTGATCGTCGAGCTGCGCGTGGGCGACGTCGTCGTCACCGCCCGGATCAACGACGGCGTGCTGACCGCGTGGGAAGGCAGTGCGTCCGACACCTCCGACACCTCCGACACCGAGGACACCACCGACACCACCAGGACTCCCGACGCCGTCCTGACGATCGGGCCGAGGCTGCGGGCGATGCTTGCGAGGGAGATCACACCCGCCCAAGCCCTCGCGGAGGGCACACTCACCGTGTCCGGAGAGCCGTCCGCCACCGACATCCTGGGTACCGTCTTCGCCCTGGACCCGTCGCCGACGAGGTCGCTCGCGGGCCTCGACAGCGAGCGTTAG
- a CDS encoding LCP family protein → MTDQLEPIDDSTKYRRKIDESLARFSAAHDELEAEERKKRQKRARLLEHTMTALQRVVPVGSKTPRRGGPRSTHTDPDDDGEPAPAGSVAASDAPTSSDPASPDPDPADSDSLDPADAADEPASAPTEAPNPAVRRRVLASRATAIVIATLVFLASGVGWGAKTWFEGQFNEIAALDEDSSDIRRASAQLGDENFLIVGSDTREGAEDGENVGTAETVQGARSDTVMLAHVPKDRRRVVVISFPRDLEISRPECRRWNSATGEYGEPVPAADAVKLNSAFNLGGPRCVTKVVQQISGMKINHFVGIDFQGFKGMVDSVGGVTIHFDEPMRDAELGLIVAETGDVVLKGDQALSFVRARKVYGDPTFSDYGRMQRQQQFLSSLLSRVMSGDVLLDMGKLTGFVQAFARSTFGENIGVDQMMTLAQSMRGMDSGKVTFLTVPTVGEANERGNEVLLEAETDALFSALIENTPLPGEEEETPQDTRVGQGSDGPDSARTQQAAPA, encoded by the coding sequence ATGACCGACCAGCTGGAGCCGATCGACGACTCCACCAAGTACCGCCGCAAGATCGACGAGTCGCTGGCACGGTTCTCCGCCGCACACGACGAGCTCGAGGCGGAAGAGCGGAAGAAGCGCCAGAAGCGGGCGCGCCTGCTCGAACACACCATGACGGCGTTGCAGCGCGTCGTGCCCGTGGGCTCGAAGACCCCCCGTCGGGGCGGCCCCCGCAGCACCCACACCGACCCCGACGACGACGGGGAACCTGCACCGGCCGGGTCCGTCGCCGCCTCCGACGCGCCGACCTCGTCCGACCCCGCCTCACCCGATCCCGACCCGGCCGACTCCGACTCGCTCGACCCGGCCGACGCTGCCGACGAGCCGGCTTCGGCGCCCACCGAAGCCCCGAACCCGGCGGTCCGACGCCGCGTCCTCGCCTCGCGCGCGACCGCGATCGTCATCGCCACCCTCGTCTTCCTCGCCAGCGGCGTGGGCTGGGGCGCCAAGACCTGGTTCGAGGGCCAGTTCAACGAGATCGCGGCCCTCGACGAGGACTCGTCGGACATCCGCCGCGCCTCGGCCCAGCTCGGTGACGAGAACTTCCTGATCGTCGGCTCCGACACCCGCGAGGGCGCCGAGGACGGCGAGAACGTCGGTACGGCCGAGACCGTCCAGGGCGCCCGGTCCGATACGGTGATGCTCGCCCACGTGCCCAAGGACCGTCGGCGTGTCGTCGTGATCTCCTTCCCGCGCGACCTGGAGATCTCCCGGCCCGAATGCCGGCGCTGGAACTCGGCCACGGGCGAGTACGGCGAGCCGGTGCCGGCGGCCGACGCGGTCAAATTGAACTCCGCGTTCAACCTCGGTGGTCCCCGCTGCGTCACCAAGGTCGTCCAGCAGATATCGGGCATGAAGATCAACCACTTCGTCGGCATCGACTTCCAGGGCTTCAAGGGCATGGTCGACTCCGTCGGCGGCGTCACCATCCACTTCGACGAACCCATGCGTGACGCCGAACTGGGGCTGATCGTCGCCGAGACCGGCGACGTGGTGCTCAAGGGCGACCAGGCGTTGAGCTTCGTGCGGGCCCGCAAGGTGTACGGCGACCCGACGTTCTCTGACTACGGCCGGATGCAGCGGCAGCAGCAGTTCCTGTCCTCCCTGCTGAGCCGGGTGATGTCCGGCGACGTGCTGCTCGACATGGGCAAACTCACCGGCTTCGTCCAGGCCTTCGCCCGCTCCACGTTCGGCGAGAACATCGGCGTGGACCAGATGATGACCCTCGCGCAGTCGATGCGGGGCATGGACTCGGGCAAGGTCACCTTCCTGACCGTTCCCACCGTCGGCGAGGCGAACGAGCGCGGCAACGAGGTGTTGCTGGAGGCCGAGACGGACGCGTTGTTCAGCGCGCTCATCGAGAACACTCCCCTGCCGGGCGAGGAGGAGGAAACCCCGCAGGACACCCGGGTCGGGCAGGGCTCCGACGGCCCCGACTCGGCGCGGACGCAGCAGGCCGCTCCCGCCTGA
- the phoU gene encoding phosphate signaling complex protein PhoU encodes MREAYHVELENLATRLAEMSVQVADAMERATKALLESDLKLAEQVISDDRLVDDARADCEEQAYALLALQAPVATDLRIVLAAIHAAESLERMGDLALHVAKAARRRHPDPVLPANVQPYFADMGTIAVRLARKVEQIIKTRDVEAARSLEDDDDHVDDIHRHLFSVIMDKNWEHGVSTAVDVTLLGRFYERYADHAVSVARRMVFVVTGRMPGYSSSDA; translated from the coding sequence ATGCGCGAGGCTTACCACGTCGAACTCGAAAATCTGGCCACGAGACTGGCCGAGATGTCCGTCCAGGTCGCGGATGCGATGGAACGGGCCACGAAGGCTCTGCTGGAGTCGGATCTGAAGCTGGCCGAGCAGGTCATCAGCGACGACAGGCTCGTCGACGACGCCCGTGCCGACTGCGAGGAGCAGGCCTACGCCCTGCTGGCTCTGCAGGCGCCCGTGGCCACCGACCTGCGGATCGTGCTGGCCGCCATCCACGCCGCGGAGAGCCTGGAGCGGATGGGAGACCTCGCTCTCCACGTGGCGAAGGCCGCCCGGCGTCGCCACCCCGATCCGGTCCTGCCGGCGAACGTCCAGCCGTACTTCGCCGACATGGGCACGATCGCGGTGCGGCTGGCCCGGAAGGTCGAGCAGATCATCAAGACGCGGGACGTCGAGGCCGCCCGCAGCCTGGAGGACGACGACGACCACGTCGACGACATCCACCGGCACCTGTTCAGCGTGATCATGGACAAGAACTGGGAGCACGGCGTCTCCACGGCGGTGGACGTGACGCTGCTGGGCCGGTTCTACGAGCGCTACGCCGACCACGCGGTGTCGGTGGCGCGGCGGATGGTGTTCGTGGTCACGGGGCGTATGCCGGGTTACAGCTCGTCCGACGCGTGA
- the pstS gene encoding phosphate ABC transporter substrate-binding protein PstS produces the protein MKRYPLGRVIALPAAAALTLGIAACGSANEQGSGQGGDGSGLSGTISGAGASSQEAAQKAWQAGFLADNPDVTVNYDPIGSGGGREQFISGGSDFGGSDAFLDDDELKAAQERCGNVVEIPTYVSPVAVIFNIEGVNELNLKPETIAKIFNQKITNWNDPEIAESNPGVDLPDLAITPVNRSDESGTTENFVEYLKAAAGEEWPHEPSGDWPVKGGEAAQGTSGVVQAVTNGNGAIGYADASQAGNLGTVKVGVGDDFVAYSPQAAAKVLEVSERIEGRGDTSFAYELARDTTEAGTYPIVLVSYALACTDYDDPAKADVVKSYFNYMISSEGQQASADNAGSAPISDALRKELQPAVDAIGAGS, from the coding sequence GTGAAGCGTTACCCCCTGGGCCGCGTCATCGCTCTCCCGGCGGCTGCCGCGCTCACCCTCGGCATCGCGGCCTGTGGTTCGGCGAACGAGCAGGGCAGCGGGCAAGGCGGCGACGGCTCGGGTCTGTCGGGCACGATCTCGGGTGCCGGCGCCAGCTCGCAGGAGGCCGCGCAGAAGGCGTGGCAGGCCGGTTTCCTCGCCGACAACCCCGACGTGACGGTGAACTACGACCCGATCGGCTCCGGCGGTGGCCGTGAGCAGTTCATCAGCGGCGGTTCCGACTTCGGTGGCAGCGACGCGTTCCTCGACGACGACGAGCTGAAGGCCGCGCAGGAGCGGTGCGGCAACGTCGTCGAGATCCCGACCTATGTCTCGCCGGTCGCCGTGATCTTCAACATCGAGGGCGTCAACGAGCTGAACCTCAAGCCCGAGACGATCGCGAAGATCTTCAACCAGAAGATCACCAACTGGAACGACCCGGAGATCGCCGAGTCCAACCCGGGCGTCGACCTCCCCGACCTTGCCATCACCCCGGTGAACCGCTCGGACGAGTCGGGCACCACGGAGAACTTCGTCGAGTACCTGAAGGCCGCCGCGGGCGAGGAGTGGCCGCACGAGCCCAGCGGTGACTGGCCGGTCAAGGGTGGCGAGGCCGCGCAGGGCACCTCGGGTGTCGTCCAGGCCGTCACCAACGGCAACGGCGCCATCGGCTACGCCGACGCCAGCCAGGCCGGCAACCTCGGCACGGTGAAGGTCGGCGTCGGTGACGACTTCGTCGCCTACTCGCCGCAGGCCGCCGCGAAGGTGCTGGAGGTCTCGGAGCGCATCGAGGGTCGCGGCGACACGAGCTTCGCCTACGAGCTCGCACGCGACACCACGGAGGCGGGCACCTACCCGATCGTCCTCGTCTCGTACGCTTTGGCCTGCACCGACTACGATGACCCCGCGAAGGCCGACGTCGTCAAGTCGTACTTCAACTACATGATCAGCTCCGAGGGCCAGCAGGCCTCGGCGGACAACGCCGGCTCCGCCCCGATCTCCGACGCTCTGCGCAAGGAGCTCCAGCCTGCCGTCGACGCGATCGGTGCGGGGAGCTGA
- the pstC gene encoding phosphate ABC transporter permease subunit PstC, which produces MPSTAEGPRARKVPQRPGDRIFAGASTGAGVLILVVLAGVAAFLLVEAWPALLAPAEDIPNGEGLAVYIWPLLFGTLLSAVFALLIAAPLAVAIALFVTYYAPRRLAQVLGYVIDLLAAVPSIVYGLWGFNQLAPLTVEPTGWLAENLGFIPFFEGPASATGRTMLVAILVLAVMILPIITAVVREAFRQTPRLHEEASLALGATRWEMIRMAVLPFGRSSIIGASMLGLGRALGETMAVAIVLSVSGGVTFNLIGTGNPGTIAANIALQFPESTGISVNTLITSGLVLFALTLVVNMAARAVIERRKEFSGAN; this is translated from the coding sequence TTGCCCAGCACAGCGGAAGGGCCGCGAGCGCGCAAAGTGCCACAGCGGCCAGGGGACCGCATCTTCGCCGGTGCCTCCACAGGCGCAGGCGTCCTGATTCTTGTCGTACTCGCGGGTGTCGCGGCGTTCCTGCTGGTCGAGGCCTGGCCCGCGCTGCTCGCGCCCGCTGAGGACATCCCGAACGGCGAGGGGCTGGCCGTCTACATCTGGCCGCTGCTGTTCGGCACCCTGCTCTCGGCGGTGTTCGCGCTGCTCATCGCGGCCCCGCTCGCCGTGGCGATCGCGCTGTTCGTGACGTACTACGCACCCCGGCGTCTCGCGCAGGTCCTGGGGTACGTGATCGACCTGCTCGCCGCCGTCCCGAGCATCGTGTACGGCCTCTGGGGCTTCAACCAGCTCGCGCCGCTGACCGTGGAGCCGACGGGCTGGCTCGCGGAGAACCTCGGGTTCATCCCGTTCTTCGAGGGGCCGGCGTCGGCGACGGGCCGCACGATGCTCGTGGCCATCCTCGTGCTCGCCGTGATGATCCTGCCGATCATCACCGCCGTCGTGCGCGAGGCGTTCCGGCAGACGCCGAGGCTGCACGAGGAGGCGTCGCTGGCGCTGGGCGCCACCCGGTGGGAAATGATCAGGATGGCGGTGCTGCCGTTCGGCCGGTCGAGCATCATCGGCGCGTCCATGCTGGGCCTCGGCCGCGCGCTCGGCGAGACGATGGCCGTGGCGATCGTGCTCTCGGTGTCGGGCGGTGTCACCTTCAACCTCATCGGCACCGGCAACCCGGGGACCATCGCGGCCAACATCGCGCTGCAGTTCCCCGAATCCACCGGCATCTCCGTCAACACGCTGATCACCTCGGGTCTCGTGCTCTTCGCGCTCACGCTGGTCGTGAACATGGCGGCCCGCGCGGTGATCGAGCGGCGCAAGGAATTCTCGGGAGCCAACTGA
- the pstA gene encoding phosphate ABC transporter permease PstA: MPTRTSTPDMDSSPDLHTPLSGVPLTHGQLPKGASWLVLAVALLAGLGLWQFGDWNIAGAAIVAGIAHTVVVYTWARVVEGARKAKDRLVTAVVTGAFVLALLPLISVVVTVVTKGMARFDVEFFTYSMRGILGEGGGVYHAIMGTLIITALATVISVPVGMLTAIYLVEYGRGKLAKAITFFVDVMTGIPSIVAGLFAYALFALVFGPGVRMGIMGAVALSVLMIPVVVRSTEEMLKLVPNELREASYALGVPKWRTILKVVLPTALAGIATGVTLAIARVIGETAPLLVTVGITTSDNFDPFDGRMATLPVFSYYQYVAPGTPPEPALDRAWAAALLLIIIVMALNLVARLISRLFAPKTRG, from the coding sequence ATGCCCACTCGAACGAGTACTCCCGACATGGACAGCAGCCCCGACCTGCACACTCCGCTCTCCGGTGTGCCGCTGACGCACGGCCAGCTCCCCAAGGGCGCGTCGTGGCTCGTGCTGGCGGTCGCCCTGCTCGCCGGTCTGGGCCTCTGGCAGTTCGGCGACTGGAACATCGCCGGCGCGGCCATCGTGGCCGGCATCGCCCACACCGTCGTCGTCTACACGTGGGCGCGTGTCGTCGAGGGCGCCCGCAAAGCGAAGGACCGGCTCGTCACGGCCGTCGTCACCGGCGCGTTCGTGCTCGCCCTGCTGCCGCTGATCTCGGTCGTCGTCACCGTGGTCACGAAGGGCATGGCCCGCTTCGACGTCGAGTTCTTCACCTACTCGATGCGGGGCATCCTCGGCGAGGGCGGTGGTGTGTACCACGCCATCATGGGCACGCTGATCATCACCGCGCTCGCGACGGTGATCTCCGTGCCCGTCGGCATGCTGACCGCGATCTACCTGGTGGAGTACGGACGCGGCAAACTCGCCAAGGCCATCACGTTCTTCGTCGACGTCATGACCGGGATTCCGTCGATCGTCGCCGGTCTGTTCGCCTACGCGCTGTTCGCGCTGGTGTTCGGGCCGGGGGTGCGCATGGGCATCATGGGCGCCGTCGCGTTGAGCGTGTTGATGATCCCCGTGGTGGTGCGCTCCACCGAGGAGATGCTCAAGCTCGTGCCGAACGAGCTGCGCGAGGCGTCGTACGCGCTCGGGGTGCCCAAGTGGCGCACCATCCTCAAGGTGGTCCTGCCGACCGCGCTGGCCGGTATCGCGACCGGTGTCACGCTCGCGATCGCGAGGGTCATCGGTGAGACGGCGCCGTTGCTGGTCACGGTCGGGATCACCACGAGCGACAACTTCGATCCGTTCGACGGCCGGATGGCCACGCTGCCGGTCTTCTCGTACTACCAGTACGTGGCTCCGGGCACGCCGCCCGAGCCGGCACTCGATCGGGCCTGGGCAGCGGCGCTGCTGCTCATCATCATCGTGATGGCGCTCAACCTCGTCGCCCGGCTCATCTCCCGGCTGTTCGCGCCGAAGACCCGCGGCTGA
- the pstB gene encoding phosphate ABC transporter ATP-binding protein PstB, which translates to MAKRIEVKDLDIYYDKFLAVQGVSMTIQPRAVTALIGPSGCGKSTFLRTLNRMHELVPNARVEGQVVMDDQDLYAPNVDPVRVRTQIGMVFQRPNPFPTMSIYDNVAAGLKLNNQKMKRSEMDDVVEQSLRSANLWNEVKDRLNKPGSGLSGGQQQRLCIARAIAVHPDVLLMDEPCSALDPISTQAIEDLMLELKENYTIVIVTHNMQQAARVSDATGFFNLKGVGQPGELVEIDETTKIFSTPQNKATEDYISGRFG; encoded by the coding sequence GTGGCAAAGCGCATCGAGGTCAAGGATCTCGACATCTACTACGACAAGTTCCTCGCCGTGCAGGGCGTGTCGATGACGATCCAGCCACGGGCGGTCACCGCGTTGATCGGTCCTTCCGGCTGCGGGAAGTCCACGTTCCTCCGCACGCTGAACCGCATGCACGAGCTGGTGCCGAACGCGCGGGTGGAGGGTCAGGTCGTCATGGACGACCAGGACCTCTACGCCCCGAACGTCGACCCCGTGCGCGTGCGCACGCAGATCGGCATGGTGTTCCAGCGTCCCAACCCGTTCCCCACGATGTCGATCTACGACAACGTGGCCGCGGGGTTGAAGCTGAACAACCAGAAGATGAAGCGCTCCGAGATGGACGACGTCGTCGAGCAGTCGCTGCGCTCGGCGAACCTGTGGAACGAGGTCAAGGACCGGCTGAACAAGCCGGGCTCCGGCCTGTCCGGCGGTCAGCAGCAGCGACTCTGCATCGCCAGGGCCATCGCGGTGCACCCGGACGTTCTGCTGATGGACGAGCCGTGCTCGGCGCTCGACCCGATCTCCACCCAGGCCATCGAGGACCTGATGCTGGAGCTCAAGGAGAACTACACGATCGTGATCGTGACGCACAACATGCAGCAGGCCGCGCGGGTGAGCGACGCGACCGGGTTCTTCAACCTCAAGGGCGTCGGTCAGCCCGGTGAGCTCGTCGAGATCGACGAGACTACGAAGATCTTCTCGACGCCGCAGAACAAGGCCACCGAGGACTACATCTCGGGCCGCTTCGGCTGA